One stretch of Malus domestica chromosome 14, GDT2T_hap1 DNA includes these proteins:
- the LOC103434394 gene encoding F-box protein At3g58530-like isoform X3, producing the protein MEEKQVEVGEEEVAWSREIIPKVLRIVSTRLPQRDLIFLLLVSPWLNATLVSCPSIWLHLDFREMNNAGNRLVDALSLARYRHVKHINLEFAQDIEDKHLELVKSKVTFILCQDSLQDLEVMNLNGCQKISDKGIEAITSACPSLKEFLSYWNVRVTDIGLAHLVKNCKHIVDLNNLSDKSLQLIAQNYPELQLLNLTRCVKLTDSGLQQILHGCPSLHSLNLYALSSFTDEAYKKISLLSHLKFLDLCGAQNLSDEGVGCIARCKGLLSLNLTWCVRVTDVGVIAVAQACTFLEFLSLFGIVGVTDKCLEALSLTCSNTLTTLDVNGCIGIKKRSRDELLQMFPKLRCFKVHS; encoded by the exons ATGGAGGAGAAACAAGTAGAAGTAGGTGAGGAGGAAGTAGCTTGGAGCAGAGAAATCATTCCCAAAGTTCTGAGAATAGTGAGCACAAGACTGCCGCAGAGAGACCTCATCTTTCTCTTGCTAGTTAGCCCATGGCTCAACGCAACTCTCGTCTCCTGCCCTTCCATTTGGCTg CATCTGGATTTTCGAGAGATGAATAATGCTGGGAATCGCCTTGTGGATGCTCTTTCATTG GCAAGATATCGGCATGTGAAGCATATAAACCTTGAATTTGCACAAGACATTGAAGACAAGCATCTTGAACTTGTAAAGAGCAAGGTAACATTCATTCTG TGTCAAGATTCTCTTCAAGATCTGGAGGTTATGAATCTTAATGGCTGCCAGAAGATATCTGATAAGGGAATTGAAGCTATAACCAGTGCTTGCCCCAGTTTGAAGGAATTTTTGAGCTATTGGAATGTGAG GGTAACAGATATAGGTTTAGCGCACCTGGTGAAGAACTGCAAACATATAGTTGATCTGAAC AACCTTTCAGACAAAAGCTTGCAATTAATTGCTCAGAATTATCCAGAATTACAGTTGTTGAACCTGACAAG GTGTGTCAAGTTAACAGATTCTGGCCTGCAGCAGATATTGCACGGTTGTCCTAGTCTCCATAGTCTAAATTTGTACGCCCTGTCAAG CTTCACTGATGAAGCTTACAAGAAAATATCACTTCTTTCCCATCTTAAATTCTTGGATTTATGTGGCGCCCAG AATCTGTCAGATGAAGGGGTGGGTTGTATAGCTAGATGCAAGGGCCTTCTTTCTCTCAATTTGACATG GTGTGTACGGGTCACTGACGTGGGGGTCATAGCCGTTGCGCAGGCTTGcacatttcttgaatttctcAG CTTGTTTGGGATAGTTGGGGTGACCGATAAATGCTTGGAGGCCCTTTCACTGACCTGCTCAAACACACTCACAACTCTTGATGTTAATGGATGTATTGGAATTAAG AAACGGAGCCGTGATGAATTGCTTCAGATGTTTCCAAAGTTACGATGCTTCAAAGTGCACAGCTAA
- the LOC103434395 gene encoding carbon catabolite repressor protein 4 homolog 1-like — protein sequence MLSVLRVHLPSDIPIVGCELTPYVLLRRPDKNVTTDDVPESAPLDGHFLRYKWYRVQSDKKVAICSVHPSEQATLQCLGCVKAKIPVAKSYHCSPKCFSDAWQHHRVLHDRAATAVNENGNEEEEVFGRFNSSGSGVLNTSLSGSVSSMSLTNGSAPLYPAAVTQRSGGETWFEVGRSKTYTPTADDIGHVLKFECVVVDAESKVPVGHVNTILTSRVIPAPSPSPRRLVPVNGVDVMGHLDSDGRISSSGTFTVLSYNILSDVYATSESYSYCPSWALSWPYRRQNLLREIVGYRADIVCLQEVQSDHFEEFFAPELDKHGYQALYKRKTNEVYNGNTQTIDGCATFFRRDRFSHVKKYEVEFNKAAQSLTDAMIPSNQKKSALNRLVKDNVALIVVLEAKFSNQGADNPGKRQLLCVANTHVNVHQDLKDVKLWQVHTLLKGLEKIAASADIPMLVCGDFNSVPGSAPHTLLAMGKVDPLHTDLQVDPLNILRPLSKLIHQLPLVSAYSSFARLGVGLGMEQLRRRMDPTTNEPLFTNCTRDFIGTLDYIFYTADSLTVESLLELLDEESLRKDTALPSPEWSSDHIALLAEFRCKPRVRR from the exons ATGCTGAGCGTGCTACGCGTGCACCTCCCTTCGGATATTCCCATTGTAGGCTGCGAGCTCACGCCATACGTGCTCCTGCGCCGGCCTGACAAGAATGTCACGACAGACGATGTGCCGGAGTCAGCCCCTCTTGATGGCCACTTCTTGAGGTACAAGTG GTATCGTGTACAAAGTGATAAAAAAGTTGCTATCTGTAGTGTACATCCATCTGAGCAAGCCACATTGCAGTGTCTAGGTTGCGTTAAGGCCAAAATACCTGTTGCCAAAAGTTACCATTGTTCACCTAAGTGCTTCTCAGATGCATGGCAGCATCACCGTGTTTTGCATGACCGTGCTGCTACTGCTGTAAATGAAAATGGAAATGAGGAAGAAGAGGTGTTTGGACGCTTCAATAGCTCTGGATCTGGAGTCCTTAACACTAGCTTATCTGGTTCCGTGTCAAGCATGAGTTTGACGAATGGTTCAGCACCTTTATATCCTGCAGCTGTTACACAAAGGAGTGGTGGTGAAACATGGTTTGAAGTGGGCCGCTCTAAAACGTATACACCAACGGCTGATGATATTGGGCATGTTCTTAAGTTTGAATGCGTTGTAGTTGATGCTGAATCAAAAGTACCTGTGGGACATGTCAATACCATATTAACTTCCCGTGTCATTCCAGCACCCTCTCCCAGTCCACGGCGTCTAGTTCCTGTCAATGGAGTTGACGTCATGGGGCATTTAGATTCAGATGGCCGTATTTCATCTTCTGGAACTTTTACTGTGCTTTCATACAACATTTTGTCTGATGTGTATGCCACCAGTGAATCATACAGTTACTGCCCTTCATGGGCACTTTCGTGGCCCTACCGCAGGCAAAATTTGCTGCGGGAAATTGTTGGCTATCGCGCAGATATTGTTTGTCTTCAGGAG GTTCAAAGTGATCATTTCGAGGAATTTTTTGCCCCCGAGCTGGACAAACATGGTTATCAAGCACTAtacaagagaaaaacaaatgAG GTTTACAATGGAAACACACAAACAATTGATGGTTGTGCAACATTTTTCCGTAGAGATAGATTTTCCCATGTCAAAAAATATGAG GTTGAATTTAATAAGGCTGCTCAGTCTTTGACTGATGCAATGATTCCAAGTAATCAGAAGAAAAGTGCTTTAAATCGATTAGTTAAG GATAATGTTGCGCTCATTGTGGTTCTGGAAGCAAAATTCAGCAATCAGGGAGCTGATAATCCTGGGAAACGGCAACTTCTTTGTGTG GCAAATACGCATGTAAATGTCCACCAAGATCTGAAGGATGTCAAACTCTGGCAG GTTCATACTCTTTTAAAAGGACTAGAGAAAATAGCTGCCAGTGCAGATATCCCGATGCTGGTGTGTGGGGATTTTAATTCAGTTCCTGGAAG CGCTCCTCATACACTTCTGGCTATGGGAAAGGTAGATCCATTGCATACAGATTTACAAGTGGATCCTCTTAATATACTGCGCCCTCTCAGTAAGCTGATACATCAGCTACCACTG GTTAGTGCATATTCATCATTTGCAAGATTGGGAGTTGGTCTTGGGATGGAGCAGCTGAGAAGGAGAATGGATCCCACCACAAATGAGCCGTTATTTACAAATTGTACTAGAGATTTCATTGGTACCCTAGATTACATATTCTACACCG CTGACTCCTTAACGGTGGAGTCCTTGTTGGAACTCTTGGATGAGGAAAGCTTAAGGAAAGACACAGCCCTTCCTTCTCCAGAGTGGTCATCAGATCATATTGCACTTTTAGCCGAGTTTCGCTGCAAGCCTAGAGTTAGACGTTGA
- the LOC103434393 gene encoding protein WHAT'S THIS FACTOR 9, mitochondrial-like, translating into MKAFIFSLLKPQTPSSSPTNLLLLLHRHHQRRGITKVRLKWVKNRSIDHVIETETDLKAACLLKDAIKRSPTGFLTAKSFADWQKLLGLTVPVLRFLRRYPTLFQEFPHARYANLPCFKLTDTALLLDSQEQSIHKTHESDTVERLCRVLMMTKSKTLPLQSLYPLKWDLGLPDGFEKVLVPKYPDCFRIVKASNGVGCLKAIQWPKEYAVSELQRSREVGDLGDEYRQFKRGQTLLAFPMNFPRGYGGQKKVRAWMEEFQKLPYISPYEDSRHIDPKSDLMEKRVVGVLHEFLSLTLHKKTKRNYLRSLREELNLPHKFTRIFTRYPGIFYLSLKCKTTTVSLREGYHRGKLVNPHPLTSLREKFYYVMRTGLLYRGKGVNMLSPEEILLNSMESESGQEESEEEETGTGDECHEDEVSNSDSEASDED; encoded by the coding sequence ATgaaggctttcatcttctcTCTCCTAAAACCCCAAACCCCCTCCTCCTCACCCACCAACctactcctcctcctccaccgccACCACCAACGGCGGGGCATAACCAAAGTCCGCCTCAAATGGGTCAAAAACCGAAGCATCGACCACGTCATCGAAACCGAGACTGACCTCAAAGCCGCCTGCCTCCTCAAGGACGCAATCAAGCGCTCCCCCACCGGCTTCCTCACCGCCAAGTCCTTCGCCGACTGGCAGAAGCTCCTCGGCCTCACCGTCCCCGTCCTCCGCTTCCTCCGCAGGTATCCAACTCTTTTCCAAGAATTCCCACATGCCCGTTACGCCAATTTGCCATGTTTCAAATTAACAGACACAGCATTGTTGTTGGATTCACAAGAACAAAGTATACACAAAACCCATGAGAGTGACACTGTGGAGAGGCTCTGTAGAGTGCTTATGATGACAAAGTCTAAGACTTTACCTCTCCAATCGTTGTATCCTTTGAAATGGGATCTGGGTTTGCCTGATGGTTTCGAAAAAGTGTTGGTTCCGAAATACCCTGATTGTTTTCGGATTGTTAAGGCCTCGAATGGGGTCGGATGCTTGAAGGCCATACAATGGCCTAAAGAGTATGCGGTTTCGGAATTGCAGAGGAGTAGAGAGGTTGGTGATTTAGGGGATGAGTATAGGCAGTTCAAAAGGGGGCAGACGCTGTTGGCATTTCCGATGAATTTTCCAAGGGGTTATGGTGGGCAGAAGAAGGTTAGGGCATGGATGGAGGAGTTCCAGAAGTTACCGTATATTTCACCATATGAGGATTCTAGGCATATTGATCCTAAGAGTGATCTTATGGAGAAAAGGGTAGTTGGAGTTTTGCATGAGTTCTTGAGCTTGACTCTTCATAAGAAGACTAAGAGGAACTACTTGAGAAGCTTGAGGGAGGAATTGAATCTTCCACATAAGTTTACGAGAATCTTCACAAGGTATCCGGGTATTTTCTACCTCTCATTGAAGTGTAAAACAACCACTGTTTCACTCAGGGAAGGGTACCATAGAGGGAAGTTAGTGAACCCACATCCCCTCACAAGTTTGAGAGAGAAGTTCTATTACGTCATGAGAACTGGGCTTCTTTATCGGGGTAAAGGTGTGAACATGCTATCCCCGGAAGAGATTTTGCTTAACAGTATGGAGAGTGAAAGTGGGCAGGAAGAATCCGAAGAGGAAGAGACTGGAACAGGTGATGAATGCCATGAAGATGAAGTATCGAATTCAGATTcagaagcgtctgatgaagatTGA
- the LOC103434394 gene encoding F-box protein At3g58530-like isoform X1 has translation MEEKQVEVGEEEVAWSREIIPKVLRIVSTRLPQRDLIFLLLVSPWLNATLVSCPSIWLHLDFREMNNAGNRLVDALSLARYRHVKHINLEFAQDIEDKHLELVKSKVTFILCQDSLQDLEVMNLNGCQKISDKGIEAITSACPSLKEFLSYWNVRVTDIGLAHLVKNCKHIVDLNVSGCKNLSDKSLQLIAQNYPELQLLNLTRCVKLTDSGLQQILHGCPSLHSLNLYALSSFTDEAYKKISLLSHLKFLDLCGAQNLSDEGVGCIARCKGLLSLNLTWCVRVTDVGVIAVAQACTFLEFLSLFGIVGVTDKCLEALSLTCSNTLTTLDVNGCIGIKKRSRDELLQMFPKLRCFKVHS, from the exons ATGGAGGAGAAACAAGTAGAAGTAGGTGAGGAGGAAGTAGCTTGGAGCAGAGAAATCATTCCCAAAGTTCTGAGAATAGTGAGCACAAGACTGCCGCAGAGAGACCTCATCTTTCTCTTGCTAGTTAGCCCATGGCTCAACGCAACTCTCGTCTCCTGCCCTTCCATTTGGCTg CATCTGGATTTTCGAGAGATGAATAATGCTGGGAATCGCCTTGTGGATGCTCTTTCATTG GCAAGATATCGGCATGTGAAGCATATAAACCTTGAATTTGCACAAGACATTGAAGACAAGCATCTTGAACTTGTAAAGAGCAAGGTAACATTCATTCTG TGTCAAGATTCTCTTCAAGATCTGGAGGTTATGAATCTTAATGGCTGCCAGAAGATATCTGATAAGGGAATTGAAGCTATAACCAGTGCTTGCCCCAGTTTGAAGGAATTTTTGAGCTATTGGAATGTGAG GGTAACAGATATAGGTTTAGCGCACCTGGTGAAGAACTGCAAACATATAGTTGATCTGAACGTAAGTGGCTGTAAG AACCTTTCAGACAAAAGCTTGCAATTAATTGCTCAGAATTATCCAGAATTACAGTTGTTGAACCTGACAAG GTGTGTCAAGTTAACAGATTCTGGCCTGCAGCAGATATTGCACGGTTGTCCTAGTCTCCATAGTCTAAATTTGTACGCCCTGTCAAG CTTCACTGATGAAGCTTACAAGAAAATATCACTTCTTTCCCATCTTAAATTCTTGGATTTATGTGGCGCCCAG AATCTGTCAGATGAAGGGGTGGGTTGTATAGCTAGATGCAAGGGCCTTCTTTCTCTCAATTTGACATG GTGTGTACGGGTCACTGACGTGGGGGTCATAGCCGTTGCGCAGGCTTGcacatttcttgaatttctcAG CTTGTTTGGGATAGTTGGGGTGACCGATAAATGCTTGGAGGCCCTTTCACTGACCTGCTCAAACACACTCACAACTCTTGATGTTAATGGATGTATTGGAATTAAG AAACGGAGCCGTGATGAATTGCTTCAGATGTTTCCAAAGTTACGATGCTTCAAAGTGCACAGCTAA
- the LOC103434394 gene encoding F-box protein At3g58530-like isoform X2, with product MEEKQVEVGEEEVAWSREIIPKVLRIVSTRLPQRDLIFLLLVSPWLNATLVSCPSIWLHLDFREMNNAGNRLVDALSLARYRHVKHINLEFAQDIEDKHLELVKSKCQDSLQDLEVMNLNGCQKISDKGIEAITSACPSLKEFLSYWNVRVTDIGLAHLVKNCKHIVDLNVSGCKNLSDKSLQLIAQNYPELQLLNLTRCVKLTDSGLQQILHGCPSLHSLNLYALSSFTDEAYKKISLLSHLKFLDLCGAQNLSDEGVGCIARCKGLLSLNLTWCVRVTDVGVIAVAQACTFLEFLSLFGIVGVTDKCLEALSLTCSNTLTTLDVNGCIGIKKRSRDELLQMFPKLRCFKVHS from the exons ATGGAGGAGAAACAAGTAGAAGTAGGTGAGGAGGAAGTAGCTTGGAGCAGAGAAATCATTCCCAAAGTTCTGAGAATAGTGAGCACAAGACTGCCGCAGAGAGACCTCATCTTTCTCTTGCTAGTTAGCCCATGGCTCAACGCAACTCTCGTCTCCTGCCCTTCCATTTGGCTg CATCTGGATTTTCGAGAGATGAATAATGCTGGGAATCGCCTTGTGGATGCTCTTTCATTG GCAAGATATCGGCATGTGAAGCATATAAACCTTGAATTTGCACAAGACATTGAAGACAAGCATCTTGAACTTGTAAAGAGCAAG TGTCAAGATTCTCTTCAAGATCTGGAGGTTATGAATCTTAATGGCTGCCAGAAGATATCTGATAAGGGAATTGAAGCTATAACCAGTGCTTGCCCCAGTTTGAAGGAATTTTTGAGCTATTGGAATGTGAG GGTAACAGATATAGGTTTAGCGCACCTGGTGAAGAACTGCAAACATATAGTTGATCTGAACGTAAGTGGCTGTAAG AACCTTTCAGACAAAAGCTTGCAATTAATTGCTCAGAATTATCCAGAATTACAGTTGTTGAACCTGACAAG GTGTGTCAAGTTAACAGATTCTGGCCTGCAGCAGATATTGCACGGTTGTCCTAGTCTCCATAGTCTAAATTTGTACGCCCTGTCAAG CTTCACTGATGAAGCTTACAAGAAAATATCACTTCTTTCCCATCTTAAATTCTTGGATTTATGTGGCGCCCAG AATCTGTCAGATGAAGGGGTGGGTTGTATAGCTAGATGCAAGGGCCTTCTTTCTCTCAATTTGACATG GTGTGTACGGGTCACTGACGTGGGGGTCATAGCCGTTGCGCAGGCTTGcacatttcttgaatttctcAG CTTGTTTGGGATAGTTGGGGTGACCGATAAATGCTTGGAGGCCCTTTCACTGACCTGCTCAAACACACTCACAACTCTTGATGTTAATGGATGTATTGGAATTAAG AAACGGAGCCGTGATGAATTGCTTCAGATGTTTCCAAAGTTACGATGCTTCAAAGTGCACAGCTAA
- the LOC103434394 gene encoding F-box protein At3g58530-like isoform X6 — protein sequence MEEKQVEVGEEEVAWSREIIPKVLRIVSTRLPQRDLIFLLLVSPWLNATLVSCPSIWLARYRHVKHINLEFAQDIEDKHLELVKSKCQDSLQDLEVMNLNGCQKISDKGIEAITSACPSLKEFLSYWNVRVTDIGLAHLVKNCKHIVDLNVSGCKNLSDKSLQLIAQNYPELQLLNLTRCVKLTDSGLQQILHGCPSLHSLNLYALSSFTDEAYKKISLLSHLKFLDLCGAQNLSDEGVGCIARCKGLLSLNLTWCVRVTDVGVIAVAQACTFLEFLSLFGIVGVTDKCLEALSLTCSNTLTTLDVNGCIGIKKRSRDELLQMFPKLRCFKVHS from the exons ATGGAGGAGAAACAAGTAGAAGTAGGTGAGGAGGAAGTAGCTTGGAGCAGAGAAATCATTCCCAAAGTTCTGAGAATAGTGAGCACAAGACTGCCGCAGAGAGACCTCATCTTTCTCTTGCTAGTTAGCCCATGGCTCAACGCAACTCTCGTCTCCTGCCCTTCCATTTGGCTg GCAAGATATCGGCATGTGAAGCATATAAACCTTGAATTTGCACAAGACATTGAAGACAAGCATCTTGAACTTGTAAAGAGCAAG TGTCAAGATTCTCTTCAAGATCTGGAGGTTATGAATCTTAATGGCTGCCAGAAGATATCTGATAAGGGAATTGAAGCTATAACCAGTGCTTGCCCCAGTTTGAAGGAATTTTTGAGCTATTGGAATGTGAG GGTAACAGATATAGGTTTAGCGCACCTGGTGAAGAACTGCAAACATATAGTTGATCTGAACGTAAGTGGCTGTAAG AACCTTTCAGACAAAAGCTTGCAATTAATTGCTCAGAATTATCCAGAATTACAGTTGTTGAACCTGACAAG GTGTGTCAAGTTAACAGATTCTGGCCTGCAGCAGATATTGCACGGTTGTCCTAGTCTCCATAGTCTAAATTTGTACGCCCTGTCAAG CTTCACTGATGAAGCTTACAAGAAAATATCACTTCTTTCCCATCTTAAATTCTTGGATTTATGTGGCGCCCAG AATCTGTCAGATGAAGGGGTGGGTTGTATAGCTAGATGCAAGGGCCTTCTTTCTCTCAATTTGACATG GTGTGTACGGGTCACTGACGTGGGGGTCATAGCCGTTGCGCAGGCTTGcacatttcttgaatttctcAG CTTGTTTGGGATAGTTGGGGTGACCGATAAATGCTTGGAGGCCCTTTCACTGACCTGCTCAAACACACTCACAACTCTTGATGTTAATGGATGTATTGGAATTAAG AAACGGAGCCGTGATGAATTGCTTCAGATGTTTCCAAAGTTACGATGCTTCAAAGTGCACAGCTAA
- the LOC103434394 gene encoding F-box protein At3g58530-like isoform X5 has translation MEEKQVEVGEEEVAWSREIIPKVLRIVSTRLPQRDLIFLLLVSPWLNATLVSCPSIWLARYRHVKHINLEFAQDIEDKHLELVKSKVTFILCQDSLQDLEVMNLNGCQKISDKGIEAITSACPSLKEFLSYWNVRVTDIGLAHLVKNCKHIVDLNVSGCKNLSDKSLQLIAQNYPELQLLNLTRCVKLTDSGLQQILHGCPSLHSLNLYALSSFTDEAYKKISLLSHLKFLDLCGAQNLSDEGVGCIARCKGLLSLNLTWCVRVTDVGVIAVAQACTFLEFLSLFGIVGVTDKCLEALSLTCSNTLTTLDVNGCIGIKKRSRDELLQMFPKLRCFKVHS, from the exons ATGGAGGAGAAACAAGTAGAAGTAGGTGAGGAGGAAGTAGCTTGGAGCAGAGAAATCATTCCCAAAGTTCTGAGAATAGTGAGCACAAGACTGCCGCAGAGAGACCTCATCTTTCTCTTGCTAGTTAGCCCATGGCTCAACGCAACTCTCGTCTCCTGCCCTTCCATTTGGCTg GCAAGATATCGGCATGTGAAGCATATAAACCTTGAATTTGCACAAGACATTGAAGACAAGCATCTTGAACTTGTAAAGAGCAAGGTAACATTCATTCTG TGTCAAGATTCTCTTCAAGATCTGGAGGTTATGAATCTTAATGGCTGCCAGAAGATATCTGATAAGGGAATTGAAGCTATAACCAGTGCTTGCCCCAGTTTGAAGGAATTTTTGAGCTATTGGAATGTGAG GGTAACAGATATAGGTTTAGCGCACCTGGTGAAGAACTGCAAACATATAGTTGATCTGAACGTAAGTGGCTGTAAG AACCTTTCAGACAAAAGCTTGCAATTAATTGCTCAGAATTATCCAGAATTACAGTTGTTGAACCTGACAAG GTGTGTCAAGTTAACAGATTCTGGCCTGCAGCAGATATTGCACGGTTGTCCTAGTCTCCATAGTCTAAATTTGTACGCCCTGTCAAG CTTCACTGATGAAGCTTACAAGAAAATATCACTTCTTTCCCATCTTAAATTCTTGGATTTATGTGGCGCCCAG AATCTGTCAGATGAAGGGGTGGGTTGTATAGCTAGATGCAAGGGCCTTCTTTCTCTCAATTTGACATG GTGTGTACGGGTCACTGACGTGGGGGTCATAGCCGTTGCGCAGGCTTGcacatttcttgaatttctcAG CTTGTTTGGGATAGTTGGGGTGACCGATAAATGCTTGGAGGCCCTTTCACTGACCTGCTCAAACACACTCACAACTCTTGATGTTAATGGATGTATTGGAATTAAG AAACGGAGCCGTGATGAATTGCTTCAGATGTTTCCAAAGTTACGATGCTTCAAAGTGCACAGCTAA
- the LOC103434394 gene encoding F-box protein At3g58530-like isoform X4: protein MEEKQVEVGEEEVAWSREIIPKVLRIVSTRLPQRDLIFLLLVSPWLNATLVSCPSIWLHLDFREMNNAGNRLVDALSLARYRHVKHINLEFAQDIEDKHLELVKSKCQDSLQDLEVMNLNGCQKISDKGIEAITSACPSLKEFLSYWNVRVTDIGLAHLVKNCKHIVDLNNLSDKSLQLIAQNYPELQLLNLTRCVKLTDSGLQQILHGCPSLHSLNLYALSSFTDEAYKKISLLSHLKFLDLCGAQNLSDEGVGCIARCKGLLSLNLTWCVRVTDVGVIAVAQACTFLEFLSLFGIVGVTDKCLEALSLTCSNTLTTLDVNGCIGIKKRSRDELLQMFPKLRCFKVHS, encoded by the exons ATGGAGGAGAAACAAGTAGAAGTAGGTGAGGAGGAAGTAGCTTGGAGCAGAGAAATCATTCCCAAAGTTCTGAGAATAGTGAGCACAAGACTGCCGCAGAGAGACCTCATCTTTCTCTTGCTAGTTAGCCCATGGCTCAACGCAACTCTCGTCTCCTGCCCTTCCATTTGGCTg CATCTGGATTTTCGAGAGATGAATAATGCTGGGAATCGCCTTGTGGATGCTCTTTCATTG GCAAGATATCGGCATGTGAAGCATATAAACCTTGAATTTGCACAAGACATTGAAGACAAGCATCTTGAACTTGTAAAGAGCAAG TGTCAAGATTCTCTTCAAGATCTGGAGGTTATGAATCTTAATGGCTGCCAGAAGATATCTGATAAGGGAATTGAAGCTATAACCAGTGCTTGCCCCAGTTTGAAGGAATTTTTGAGCTATTGGAATGTGAG GGTAACAGATATAGGTTTAGCGCACCTGGTGAAGAACTGCAAACATATAGTTGATCTGAAC AACCTTTCAGACAAAAGCTTGCAATTAATTGCTCAGAATTATCCAGAATTACAGTTGTTGAACCTGACAAG GTGTGTCAAGTTAACAGATTCTGGCCTGCAGCAGATATTGCACGGTTGTCCTAGTCTCCATAGTCTAAATTTGTACGCCCTGTCAAG CTTCACTGATGAAGCTTACAAGAAAATATCACTTCTTTCCCATCTTAAATTCTTGGATTTATGTGGCGCCCAG AATCTGTCAGATGAAGGGGTGGGTTGTATAGCTAGATGCAAGGGCCTTCTTTCTCTCAATTTGACATG GTGTGTACGGGTCACTGACGTGGGGGTCATAGCCGTTGCGCAGGCTTGcacatttcttgaatttctcAG CTTGTTTGGGATAGTTGGGGTGACCGATAAATGCTTGGAGGCCCTTTCACTGACCTGCTCAAACACACTCACAACTCTTGATGTTAATGGATGTATTGGAATTAAG AAACGGAGCCGTGATGAATTGCTTCAGATGTTTCCAAAGTTACGATGCTTCAAAGTGCACAGCTAA